Part of the Candidatus Tanganyikabacteria bacterium genome is shown below.
CCGCCAGCCGGTCCGCGGTTCGGTCGAGAGCGTCATGACGCCGCCACGCGCAGGCCGAGGAAATCCAGCGCGGTCCCCGCGAGCAGGGCCTCGCGGGTCGCCGCGTCGAGATCCGGCATCCCGGCGATGAGAGCGCCCGGGCGGTCCTCGCCCAGCGGGAACGGGTAATCGGTGCCCAGGGCCACCCGATCCGCGCCGAATAGCCGGATGAGGTACCGCAGCACTTCCGGATCGTGCACCAGGGTATCGACGAACAGCCGCCGGAGATAGGCGCTCGGCGGCTCCTTGATGTGGCCGGCGCACAGGTCGGGGCGGGCATGCCAGCCCTGGTCGATGCGCCCGAGGCTCATCGGGAAGGCGCCGCCGCCATGGGCGAAGCCGATGCGCAGTGCCGGCAACCGCGCCAGCACCCCGCCGAATAGCAGACTGCAGATGGCCAGGGACGTCTCGGCGGGCATCCCGACCAGCCAGGGCAGGAAGTACCGCCCCATTCGCTCCTTGCCGAGCATGTCCCACGGGTGCACGAAGACCGCCGCCCCCAGTTCGGCGGCGCGGGCGAAGAAGGCGAAGAGCCGCTCGTCGTCGAGGTTGGCGCCGTTGACATGCGTCCCGATCTGCACGCCCGGCATGCCAAGGTCGCGGACGCAGCGCTCGAGTTCGGCGATCGCCAGTTCGCCGTCCTGGAGCGGCACCGTGCCCAGGGCGGCGAAGCGGCCCGGATGCTCGCGGCAGACCTCGGCCAGGTGGTCGTTGAGTAGTTGCGACAGCGCGTGGGCGTCGGCTGCCTTCGCCCAGTAGCAGAACATCACGGGCACGGTGGACAGGACCTGCAATGAGACGCCGTCGCGATCGCAGTCTTCCAGCCTCCGGCCGGCGTCCCAGCAGCGATCGTCCACGTCGCGGAAGAACTTGCCGCCCGCTCGCATCCGCCCGCAGGCCCCGGCGATGTGCAAGCTCGGCCAGTCGCCGTACGCTCCGAACCGCTCGGCCAGGTCCGGCCATCCGGCCGGCAGCATGTGGGTGTGGAGGTCGATCTTCACCGGTCGCCGCCGCCGTCGAGGGTGGGGCCGGCCTCCGTGCCGGCCTGGCGACCCGTGCCGACCTCGCCTCGAGCCAGTCCCGGCCTATCCAGCACGGCCCCGCAGGCCTTGCACGCGCGAGCCGCGGGATTGGCCCAGAAAGCCTCGAAGAGCGGCTTGAG
Proteins encoded:
- a CDS encoding amidohydrolase, with the protein product MKIDLHTHMLPAGWPDLAERFGAYGDWPSLHIAGACGRMRAGGKFFRDVDDRCWDAGRRLEDCDRDGVSLQVLSTVPVMFCYWAKAADAHALSQLLNDHLAEVCREHPGRFAALGTVPLQDGELAIAELERCVRDLGMPGVQIGTHVNGANLDDERLFAFFARAAELGAAVFVHPWDMLGKERMGRYFLPWLVGMPAETSLAICSLLFGGVLARLPALRIGFAHGGGAFPMSLGRIDQGWHARPDLCAGHIKEPPSAYLRRLFVDTLVHDPEVLRYLIRLFGADRVALGTDYPFPLGEDRPGALIAGMPDLDAATREALLAGTALDFLGLRVAAS